The Cucurbita pepo subsp. pepo cultivar mu-cu-16 chromosome LG08, ASM280686v2, whole genome shotgun sequence genome contains a region encoding:
- the LOC111799747 gene encoding cytochrome b-c1 complex subunit 9-like, protein MNSAGPRSRGLFEGLYRVIMRRNSVYVTFIIAGAFVGERAVDYGVHKLWEYNNVGKRYEDISVLGQRPSEE, encoded by the exons ATGAATTCGGCAGGTCCAAGAAGCAGAGGCCTTTTCGAAGGTCTGTACAGAGTGATTATGCGCCGTAATTCTGTTTACGTTACCTTCATCATCGCCGGTGCTTTCGTCGGAGAACGG GCTGTGGATTATGGAGTTCACAAGCTCTGGGAGTACAACAATGTCGGG AAACGGTATGAGGACATTTCAGTTTTGGGGCAGAGACCATCGGAAGAATGA
- the LOC111801132 gene encoding protein CIA1-like: MELWDGRFELKETAKLEGHTDRVWSLAWNPATGAEGIPLVFASCSGDKTVRIWEQSPSSGSWNCKAVLDETHTRTVRSCAWSPNGKLLATASFDATTAMWENIGGDYECVSTLEGHENEVKSVSWNASGSLLATCSRDRTVWIWEVLPGNEYECVSVLQGHTQDVKMVQWHPTLDLLFSCSYDNTIKVWAGDDDNDDWHCVQTIDESNNGHSSTVWALSFNATGDKMVTCSDDLTLKIWETDETRLHSGDGYSPWRHTCTLSGNHDRTIFSVHWSRNGIIASGAADDAIRLFVENQEKMVDGSSFQLLYKKEKAHNMDVNSVQWSPGEKRLLASASDDGTIKIWELVSVS; encoded by the exons ATGGAGCTTTGGGATGGCCGATTCGAGCTCAAGGAGACTGCAAAGCTTGAAGGTCACACTGATCGGGTATGGAGTCTGGCCTGGAATCCCGCCACCGGAGCTGAAGGAATTCCACTTGTTTTTGCGTCCTGTAGCGGCGATAAAACCGTTCGTATCTGGGAGCAAAGTCCTTCCTCTGGTTCGTGGAATTGCAAG GCAGTTTTGGATGAAACGCATACTAGAACTGTTAGGTCATGCGCTTGGTCACCGAACGGAAAGTTATTGGCAACTGCAAGCTTCGATGCCACCACAGCTATGTGGGAGAATATCGGGGGTGACTATGAATGCGTTTCTACCCTAGAG GGTCATGAGAATGAGGTCAAAAGTGTATCTTGGAATGCTTCTGGTTCTCTACTTGCAACGTGCAGTCGAGATAGAACTGTTTGGATTTGGGAAGTATTGCCAGGAAATGAGTATGAGTGTGTTTCCGTGTTGCAAGGACACACACAGGATGTAAAAATGGTTCAGTGGCACCCTACCCTGGATCTTTTATTCTCATGTAGCTATGATAACACTATCAAG GTTTGGGCAGGTGATGATGACAATGATGATTGGCACTGTGTTCAGACTATAGATGAATCTAACAA TGGTCACTCTTCTACTGTTTGGGCCCTTTCTTTCAATGCAACTGGAGACAAAATGGTCACCTGTAG TGATGATCTCACCCTTAAAATATGGGAAACAGATGAGACAAGGTTGCATTCTGGGGATGGCTATTCACCATG GAGGCATACTTGTACTCTTTCTGGAAATCATGATCGAACAATCTTCTCTGTTCATTGGTCAAG AAACGGCATAATTGCTAGTGGAGCAGCTGACGATGCTATTCGTTTGTTTGTGGAGAATCAAGAGAAAATG GTTGATGGATCTTCATTCCAGTTGCTATATAAGAAGGAGAAGGCCCACAACATGGATGTAAATTCAGTGCAATGGAGCCCAGGG GAGAAGAGGCTTCTTGCTTCAGCGAGCGACGACGGTACAATAAAGATATGGGAGCTGGTTTCTGTTAGCTAA
- the LOC111800630 gene encoding protein BIC1-like: MESHRPHSFLPPPPPLTAEKAPVPAEKIGIEQELESLASKKRSESEVQEVAAGKEMLVQMTTAAEAEEEGGRERLKRHRREMAGRVWIPDIWGQEELLKEWIDCSGFDACLFPTGIGLARAALVEEGRRANNGGFRVENRC, encoded by the coding sequence ATGGAATCTCACCGTCctcattcttttcttcctcctccgccgccatTGACGGCCGAGAAAGCTCCTGTACCGGCGGAGAAAATCGGAATCGAACAGGAACTGGAGTCTCTGGCTTCGAAAAAACGCTCGGAATCGGAAGTGCAGGAGGTCGCCGCGGGTAAGGAAATGCTAGTACAGATGACAacggcggcggaggcggaggaggAAGGCGGACGGGAGAGGCTGAAGAGGCACCGGCGGGAGATGGCCGGGCGAGTCTGGATACCGGATATATGGGGGCAAGAGGAGCTTCTGAAGGAGTGGATTGATTGCTCCGGCTTCGATGCTTGTTTATTTCCGACTGGAATCGGGTTGGCGAGGGCGGCGCTggttgaagaaggaagaagggcCAACAATGGCGGATTCAGAGTGGAGAACAGGTGCTGA
- the LOC111800628 gene encoding protein ABSCISIC ACID-INSENSITIVE 5-like isoform X2, with translation MVITESEMLSHDEAESPLQSEQQLKNNGFSSLGRQSSIYSLTLDEFQHTLCESGKNFGSMNMDEFLTSIWTAEENQAISGSHSAATAVAAAAALSNTQTHLPVTGASWGKRNIEKQASLGRQGSLTVPSPLCRKTVEEVWSEIHKSHQGQSQNSNSQESAARQPTFGEMTLEDFLIKAGVVREPCGGAGVAQALQPPQQYSLYQNSNHAVGGGYVSRPIGLSTSAAGGGSITTGYASNGKRNSFYSSQAPYGGGGGGGYPPAQPLGMAAPVSPVSSDGMCGNQVDKSNQFGLRGRKRVIDGAVEKVVERRQRRMIKNRESAARSRARKQAYTVELEAELNQLREENGQLKQALAELERKGKQQYLEGTKNVQTKAERAKEKLGVMRRSLSCPL, from the exons ATGGTGATAACAGAATCAGAAATGTTGTCTCATGATGAAGCGGAATCGCCATTGCAGTCTGAGCAGCAGCTCAAGAACAATGGATTCTCTTCCCTTGGAAGACAATCCTCTATTTACTCTCTTACACTGGACGAATTTCAGCATACTCTCTGTGAGAGTGGCAAGAATTTTGGGTCAATGAACATGGATGAGTTCCTCACCAGCATTTGGACGGCGGAGGAAAACCAAGCAATTAGTGGCAGCCACTCCGCCGCCACTGCCGTGGCGGCTGCAGCGGCATTGAGTAATACCCAGACTCACCTGCCGGTGACCGGAGCGTCGTGGGGGAAACGCAATATAGAGAAGCAAGCGAGCTTGGGTCGCCAAGGTTCACTAACAGTTCCTTCGCCATTGTGTCGGAAGACGGTGGAAGAGGTTTGGTCGGAGATTCATAAGAGCCATCAGGGGCAGAGTCAAAACAGCAATTCACAAGAGTCCGCCGCGCGCCAACCCACTTTTGGGGAGATGACATTGGAGGATTTTCTGATCAAAGCAGGGGTTGTTCGAGAGCCTTGCGGCGGAGCAGGAGTGGCGCAGGCATTGCAACCACCGCAGCAGTATAGTTTGTACCAGAATAGCAACCACGCCGTTGGTGGTGGTTATGTTTCAAGGCCTATTGGACTCAGTACATCTGCAGCTGGCGGTGGTAGCATTACAACTGGGTATGCTAGCAATGGGAAAAGAAACAGTTTTTATTCGTCACAGGCTCCTTATGGTggtggcggaggaggaggatatCCGCCTGCTCAGCCGTTGGGGATGGCGGCGCCTGTGAGTCCAGTTTCCTCCGATGGAATGTGCGGGAATCAAGTGGATAAGTCGAATCAATTTGGGTTGAGAGGTAGGAAGAGAGTGATTGATGGGGCAGTTGAGAAAGTTGTGGAGAGGAGACAGAGGAGGATGATAAAGAACAGGGAGTCGGCGGCGAGGTCCAGAGCTAGAAAACAGGCTTACACGGTGGAGTTAGAAGCAGAGCTGAACCAGTTAAGAGAGGAAAATGGACAGCTTAAGCAGGCCTTG GCAGAGCTTGAGAGGAAGGGAAAGCAACAG TACCTGGAGGGAACAAAGAACGTTCAAACGAAGGCAGAAAGAGCGAAGGAAAAGCTTGGTGTTATGAGGAGAAGCTTGAGTTGCCCATTGTGA
- the LOC111800628 gene encoding protein ABSCISIC ACID-INSENSITIVE 5-like isoform X1, whose translation MKSLIFLFFFFTDLHRYWKNLKMVITESEMLSHDEAESPLQSEQQLKNNGFSSLGRQSSIYSLTLDEFQHTLCESGKNFGSMNMDEFLTSIWTAEENQAISGSHSAATAVAAAAALSNTQTHLPVTGASWGKRNIEKQASLGRQGSLTVPSPLCRKTVEEVWSEIHKSHQGQSQNSNSQESAARQPTFGEMTLEDFLIKAGVVREPCGGAGVAQALQPPQQYSLYQNSNHAVGGGYVSRPIGLSTSAAGGGSITTGYASNGKRNSFYSSQAPYGGGGGGGYPPAQPLGMAAPVSPVSSDGMCGNQVDKSNQFGLRGRKRVIDGAVEKVVERRQRRMIKNRESAARSRARKQAYTVELEAELNQLREENGQLKQALAELERKGKQQYLEGTKNVQTKAERAKEKLGVMRRSLSCPL comes from the exons ATGAAATCTCTgatattcttgtttttttttttcactgaTCTTCATAGATATTGGAAGAACTTGAAGATGGTGATAACAGAATCAGAAATGTTGTCTCATGATGAAGCGGAATCGCCATTGCAGTCTGAGCAGCAGCTCAAGAACAATGGATTCTCTTCCCTTGGAAGACAATCCTCTATTTACTCTCTTACACTGGACGAATTTCAGCATACTCTCTGTGAGAGTGGCAAGAATTTTGGGTCAATGAACATGGATGAGTTCCTCACCAGCATTTGGACGGCGGAGGAAAACCAAGCAATTAGTGGCAGCCACTCCGCCGCCACTGCCGTGGCGGCTGCAGCGGCATTGAGTAATACCCAGACTCACCTGCCGGTGACCGGAGCGTCGTGGGGGAAACGCAATATAGAGAAGCAAGCGAGCTTGGGTCGCCAAGGTTCACTAACAGTTCCTTCGCCATTGTGTCGGAAGACGGTGGAAGAGGTTTGGTCGGAGATTCATAAGAGCCATCAGGGGCAGAGTCAAAACAGCAATTCACAAGAGTCCGCCGCGCGCCAACCCACTTTTGGGGAGATGACATTGGAGGATTTTCTGATCAAAGCAGGGGTTGTTCGAGAGCCTTGCGGCGGAGCAGGAGTGGCGCAGGCATTGCAACCACCGCAGCAGTATAGTTTGTACCAGAATAGCAACCACGCCGTTGGTGGTGGTTATGTTTCAAGGCCTATTGGACTCAGTACATCTGCAGCTGGCGGTGGTAGCATTACAACTGGGTATGCTAGCAATGGGAAAAGAAACAGTTTTTATTCGTCACAGGCTCCTTATGGTggtggcggaggaggaggatatCCGCCTGCTCAGCCGTTGGGGATGGCGGCGCCTGTGAGTCCAGTTTCCTCCGATGGAATGTGCGGGAATCAAGTGGATAAGTCGAATCAATTTGGGTTGAGAGGTAGGAAGAGAGTGATTGATGGGGCAGTTGAGAAAGTTGTGGAGAGGAGACAGAGGAGGATGATAAAGAACAGGGAGTCGGCGGCGAGGTCCAGAGCTAGAAAACAGGCTTACACGGTGGAGTTAGAAGCAGAGCTGAACCAGTTAAGAGAGGAAAATGGACAGCTTAAGCAGGCCTTG GCAGAGCTTGAGAGGAAGGGAAAGCAACAG TACCTGGAGGGAACAAAGAACGTTCAAACGAAGGCAGAAAGAGCGAAGGAAAAGCTTGGTGTTATGAGGAGAAGCTTGAGTTGCCCATTGTGA